A region of the Lachancea thermotolerans CBS 6340 chromosome E complete sequence genome:
GGACCGCTTATATGAGACAAATCACGTCGCTAGTCCACAATACCCAGCGAGCTACGCTCCCAAAATTACTACATCAATGCGACAAGTGCAGTGGCAGAGTGATAGTTCATGCCGCGCTCTTCGAAAGTTCGATTCTCTTGGGCCTCTCTACTCATTCAAACAAGTCTACAAAAAGAACTCTCAAGTCCCACATTTTAAAAGAGTCATTTTTCATCACTTGGCCCCCGCTTTCGATTGTGACAccagttcaagaacttcaggTGAATTCGAATTCGACTTTGCTCAAAACTGTCTCCTGATACCCTTTGTTGACGGCAAGTTTTTAAAGTGCACTAGTATTCAGTTCGAGGGTCACAAGATTGAGACACCTGATCAATTTATGAAGAGTTTACGCAAAAGGTGCGGCCCGCTGTCCGAAAAGAGAGTTTTCTGTGAATCATGATTCAAATAGTTAATAAAACGTCCACGTATATCTATATGATGAGGTGCGGACGTTCAGACATCATCAATGATTCAAGAGAATGAgattctcaaaaataaaaaactCCGCGAcggggaatcgaaccccgGTCCCGAGCGCGACAAGCTCGAATTCTAGCCACTAAACTATCGCGGAGTGGATGATATAGTGGTAGCACATCAAAAGCCATCATATAATACTTTTGACTAACGATGACGTGAGACGCAACATAAATTTTAGTGCAATTATGAGGTGAAGGGAGACGAATGAGCGTACAGTCTATTGGTCAATTCCTTTGGTCAATTCCTTTGATATTACTATAGTTTGTGGAAATGCGCATAAAGAGCTCAATAAACATCTAGTATCTAACGATTAATCAACTAATTTCAGATTTGAGCGCTCCTTTATTTCCTTCACAAACGTTTTGAGGGTTTAAAGGGatttttcatcaaaaagtttcgACATTTGACTTGCCTTCAAGAACCAAAATAAACTTGGTTTGCGGTATAAGAACAGCGAGCTTGGAACTCATTTATTTAATAGACAcattttttcttgtctcctctttttcttcatcaaggaaGACGATAGGTGGTGATGAGTGAAGGCCTTGCGTCTCAGGAACTTGAATCAGTTAGCAAAACAGCCGACAGTAGAGctaatcaagaaaaagacgcTTATGCTTACGAAGAGGCTCCAGCATACCGCAAGTTTGTTTACGATGTTTTTCTATGGCTGCTGAGCAATATTTTCGACTGCTTTTTCCGAGAGATTCGAAGCCGGGGACGGTACAAAATTCCAACACAGGGTCCCGTAATCTTCGTCGCAGCACCCCATGCGAATCAATTCATTGACCCTGTCATCCTTATGGGCCAAGTTAAAAAGGCCGTTAACAAGCGCATATCCTTTTTAGTAGCGGAAAAATCTCTAACAAGAAAGGCTGTGGGGACTTTTGCGAGATGTGCCATGTCGATCGGAGTCGGTAGAGCGCAAGATAACCTAAGACCCGCTCCTGGCAAGATTAGAGTGAGTGAGGAGAATCCTCGCAAAATTATTGGTCAAGGAACAAAATTTACCAATGGTTTTACGCCACAAGGCTTAATCGGCCTCCCTAAGTCTCTTGGAAATGCAACTATTGAGTCAATCGAGAGTGACACGGTTCTGTATCTTCGCAAAGAATTTAAACAGAACAAACCCGAAGTTAGACAGCTATTAGTGAAAGGAACCTCATTCAAATACGCACCCAAGGTAGACCAAAAAAAGGTTTATGAGCGcgtttttgagcatctGGCACACGATCAGTGCGTTGGAATCTTCCCAGAAGGTGGTTCTCATGACAGAACAGATCTTTTGCCTCTCAAAGCTGGCGTGGCCATCATGGCTCTAGGTTGCATGAGCAAAAATCCTGATGTTAATGTCAAAATTGTCCCCTGTGGTATGAATTACTTCCATCCGCACAAGTTTAGATCTAGAGCGGTGGTTGAGTTTGGTAATCCTATTGAAATATCGCCTGAACTGGTGCAGAAGTACCAGCAGTCCGAGACGAACAGAGATGCTGTAAGAGAGCTATTGGACACCATATCCGATGGCCTCAAAGCAGTGACGGTAACATGTCCAGATTACGAAACCTTGATGGTTGTTCAAGCGGCTAGAAGACTATACGCAGGCCAGCTATCCGCCAAACTACCCTTATCGCTAGTGATCGAAATGAATAGACGGCTAGTCAAAGGTTATCAAACATACCGTGAAGATCCTAGAATCCAGGAGTTGAAAGAGTACGTTCTGAAATACAATGCCAACCTTCGCCACTTCAATATCCCTGATCATCAAGTCGAGTCAGCCAAGATTaactttgccaaaaactttggGCTCCTCATTTTTAGGTCACTCCGCTTgcttttctctttgatattGGCGCTACCTGGCATTATAATGTTTTCTCCTATCTTCATCATTGCAAAGATCATCTCCCAGAACAAAGCAAGGCAGGCACTTGCTGCGTCGACTGTTAAAATCAAAGCCAACGACGTCATTGCgacttggaaaattttAATTGGTATGGGTCTTGCTCCTTTGCTTTATTCAGTTTGGTCTGGTTTGCTGACATATTACTTCAGACACTCAATTACAAGAAACAAGTTTGTGAGCTTTGCAGGGATCTACGTTTTGTGCAGTATTGTTACCTATTCGGCTTTAATTATAGGAGACAACGGAATGGACGTTTTTAAATCACTGAGACCTTTGTATCTTTCTGTCACCACTCCCGGTATCCTTAAAGACCTCCAGAAAGAGAGGAGAGGtttggagcagaagatTACGGAGATCATCAATACGCTAGGACCCGAGCTGTATCCAGGCTTTGACGGAACGAGCCTATCAGACAAATACAGGTATGGGTTGACCTCCtatgatgaagaagaggaagacAGGAAAACAAGCGagttgaaaagaagaaggctgcTCAGAAAGCGTAAAGAAAGCGGCAAACAGAAGGCCAGAAGAAGCCCCGAAAGCGAAGCTGAAAGTGATGCGCTGTCAATGTTAAATAGCGACAACTCGCTGTCCAACATCCCAATCTTTTCCAACGTTGATCGTAGATCTGGATCTGTATCCTCTATGACTTCCCTGAGCTCaggctttgaaattgttgagGACATGACGAAGCCTGACGAGCTCAGTGGGAAAATTGCCCATGCTGTGCGGGAGAAAAGAGAATAGAGTCCTTCCGCAACTAATATTCTATACGCCAAGCAAAAACAGTATATAtcgaagttcaaaaataagAAGCCGAGAAGCTGAGAATGTGCAAACTAAAACTAGTCAATGAAATATTAAAACAATACGATTAAGAAATATAAATATGAGACGAACACCGGGTTCGCCGTAGCATAATTGAAACCACTTAGTCAATTCTATCCTGTCTCTTACCCCTTGCGCTTAAAAGCTGCTCCAATTCCAATCCGCGGGTACGCTGCCTACGATACTGTCCATTCTTCCACGCTTgccttcttgatcaacCAGGTCTTTCTGGTTCAATGTGGCATCAATTCCGGCGACTGGTGTCGTACTTTTGGGGGTTTCGTTAGTTGTTTGAGCGTTTGCTGCTGATGAGCTGGGGCCCTCGCGCACTAGCTTGTCATACTCTTGGAGGCAGCCGTCGcagatttttgagaggGCGCCAACACCCGCTCCTCCTATCACAAAGCGTGCATCTTTATCCAGGTAAAGCCAGTGCCTGACATGCTGTGAACAGAAAATGTCACCACAGTGCCTGCAATGGTGCTTGCGTTCCCAAAACGTAAATATTTTATGGCAGTAATGACATGCGTGGCGTTTTGAATCCGAAACCCAATGGGTCTTGGTAGGAGGCGTGATTTCTGCTGCATTCGCATAGGCAGGATTTTTTGCCCATAGAGAGCTGAGCTTTTTCGTGTAGTCGGAAATAATGGAAGATGAAGTAGACCGGATACTTCTAACGCTGCTCCGAGAGGTATGTGTGCCCTGGTTTTGTGATGCCAAAATGGGGGGCCCCGGGGAATTCAGTTCTGCGTTCGTAATGTTGGTTTCTGAGATGTCCCTCAGAACCGCAGGTGTGTATAGGGGCTTTTTAGGCGCGTTTATCTGCCTTAGAGGCCTTTTGGACTTCggtttcgaagaagattCCAAGGTAGCGGGAAGCATGTCTAGAGGGGGCTTAACTGGGGCAATCGAACCTCTTTTGTTTGGAATCGAGGAATCCAGGATGATGTTTTTGCCCCCAAACTGGATATGAGTCAGAACTTCTGGTGTGCCAATGTTGTCACAATCTTCGCGAACTTCAGGCCGGGGGCTGGCCACGGGCAAAGGGGTGTCGCCGGCAGCACTACTGGGTCCTTTCAACGCCGATAACCTGCGCAGCGCATCGGTAgtgagcttcttttgctgTGCTGCGTCGTCGTCTGACTCCTGTGACGTATCTTCCTGTATTTGTTCGGAGATGGCATGCGAGCCAATTGAGCCGGGGTCTGTGGTGCGGTAGCCTGGCTTAAAAAGGTAGCCAGGTGTAGGGCCGCCCCCGTTGCGAGAGGTGCGGGCGCCAGCTTTCGAGTGCTCTGCGGGTTCGGGCTGCCGCCTTTTGTCGTTTGTGAAAGGCAGCCGCTGCCCAATGACCTCGTTGTTGTGCATTGACCCAGTCTTTTTCTGCGAGCTTGCAATAGCTGGCGACTGAATCTGCTGCGATGCTGGGATGCCAACACAGGCGCCATGCGCAGGGGTTTCTACTGGTTCATCTTGATGCTTGCCCATCATGCTGCGTAGTGAAATGCTGCTCAACACGCTCGGCACAGACTGCGTGCGCGTGCGAGGCATTACTTTCTGTTTCTCGAACGTTATCGTCGATTTGTTACTGTTATTGGACGAAGTGCGCGTTGCCGACCCCATGCCGTTTCCAGGCGGTGCCCCCGTCTTGTTCGAAGCACCCGTGGGTGCCACATCGCTTCCCTGGCTATGAACACTGCTCATCGGTTCCCGATATCTCTTCTGTACAGGGGCGGTGCTCATATTATGATGGGAAACATTTTTTATGAACGTTTATAAGAATGGAGAACCTTCCATTGTGAGAATACAAGCTCGGAGAAAGCACACGAACACGAGTGGACCTCTGATGAACTCGTAGAAAGCTCAGGACACGCCCAGCTCAGGTGAAGAAGCCATGGTAGCGTGAGGGTACTCTATCCCTCCCTGAATGGCCTTAAGTGACTTAAAACACTAAGTACGATAATAGCGGATCAGTTGCGTACACAGTGACCGAACTCGTCACTATTAACGCATATTACCGTATTATATGACGGTTACATGAAGTCACGTGCTCCTGAATTGCTATCACGTGTATATAAATTCAAGCCTAAAATTTACTGTGTCCTACGTAGCTTGAAAACAGCCTCTCGCGTCGAGCGTTCCTCGTCTGTCAACTCAAGAGCTCCCCCACGAAGAACAGCGGTTTCCCAAGCTCGACAATGGCTACGAGTTGCACGCAGAAACACCTCATCCGGTGGATTCAATTGCTGCTGAAATGTACCATCTTCCTGTCCCTAACGGCTGCGGCTGTGTCGTCGAGGCTGTTTTCGGTCATCCGGTTTGAGTCGATCATCCACGAGTTCGATCCATGGTTCAACTTCCGGGCAACAAAGTACCTGGTAAACAACGGCTTTTATAAGTTTCTTAATTGGTTCGACGACAGAACTTGGTATCCCCTGGGCAGAGTCACCGGTGGCACGCTGTATCCCGGTCTGATGGCGACGTCCGCCGCTGTATGGCACGGGCTCCGCAAGATTGGGCTGCCTATCGACATCCGGAACGTGTGTGTGCTGTTTGCGCCCGCGTTCTCTGGTGTCACTGCGTGGGCCACTTATCACCTGACAAGCGAGATCAAGGACTCCGGCGCGGGCCTGCTGGCAGCCGCCTTTATCGCGATTGCTCCGGGATACATTTCCCGGTCTGTCGCAGGCTCCTACGACAACGAAGCCATCGCTATCACCTTGCTGATGGTTACGTTCATGTTCTGGATCAAGGCCATGAAAACCGGCTCCATCATGCATTCCACCTTTGCAGCCCTCTTCTACTTTTACATGGTGTCCGCGTGGGGTGGCTACGTGTTCATCACCAACCTGATCCCCTTGCATGTCTTCATTTTAATTTTGATGGGCCGCTACTCCACCAGACTTTACTCGGCCTACAGTACCTGGTACGCTATTGGCACACTCGCCTCCATGCAGATTCCATTTGTCGGGTTTCTGCCCATCAGATCTAACGACCACATGGCTGCGTTGGGTGTATTTGGTTTGATGCAGGTGGTTGCGCTGGGGAGCTACGTGAAGTCGCAGGTCTCGTGGCAGAAGTTCCAAACTGTGATGGTTGTATCACTTGTATTTCTGCTAGCGCTGGGTATCAGTGCTTTGTTTGCGCTGACTTACTTTGGTTTCATTGCCCCCTGGACCGGCAGATTCTACTCTCTGTGGGACACTAACTACGCGAAGATCCACATCCCCATTATCGCCTCGGTATCAGAGCACCAGCCTACCGCGTGGccagcctttttctttgatacTCAATTTCTGATTTGGTTATTCCCAGCGGGTGTATTTTTACTGTTCTTGGATCTCAAAGATGAACACGTTTTCGTGATTGCTTACTCCGTTCTCTGCTCTTATTTTGCGGGTGTCATGGTCAGACTCATGCTAACTCTGACACCAATCATCTGTGTCTGTGCCGCAGTAGCCATTTCCAAGCTATTCGACGTCTACGCCGACTTTTCATATTTTTTCAGTTCCTCCAGCGCAGAAAAGCCAAACCTGTCCAAGAGAGACCGCATTATGACTTTGGTTACTAAGCTAACGGTTTGTggttctttcttggcctaTTTGGTTTTGTTCGTGCACCACTGTACCTGGGTGACCTCTAACGCTTATTCGTCGCCATCCGTGGTTTTGCCTTCACGTAATCCCGACGGATCTCCTGCTCTGATAGACGACTTCCGTGAGGCTTACTACTGGCTGCGTATGAACACTGCAGAAGATGCCAAGGTTGCCTCTTGGTGGGACTACGGCTACCAAATTGGTGGCATGGCTGACAGAACCACCTTGGTAGACAACAATACTTGGAACAACACCCACATCGCTATCGTGGGTAAAGCTATGTCGTCCCCCCAAGAGAAGGCGTATGACATCTTGAAGGCTCACGATGTGGACTACGTTCTGGTTATTTTCGGCGGGCTCATAGGATTCTCAGGTGATGATATCAACAAGTTCCTATGGATGGTAAGGATTTCTGAGGGCATATGGCCCgatgaaatcaaagaaagagactACTTCACCCCCAGCGGTGAGTACCGTATGGACGCGCAAGCTTCCCAAACCATGAAAGACTCGCTGTTGTACAAGCTCTCCTACCACCGCTTCCCCACATTGTTCAATGGCGTTGAGGGCATCGACCGTCTGCGTGGTCAGAACATCAGACAAGTGGATATCGGTAACTTGGACTACTTTGAAGAGGTTTTCACCTCTGAGAACTGGATCGTGAGACTTTAcaaactcaaagagctaGATGCTATGGGCAGAGACTTGCATACCAAAGGCGAATTCGACAGAGGCTCCTCCCGCGgcatcaaaaagagagttgCCAAGAAGCCACTGCTTGACGTCAGAGTCTGATCTAGTCATTTTTTAAGCTCCATGTTATATATACAAAAAATAACGTATTATATGTACGTCCGCGCCTGCCAAAACAAACCCCCGAGTGAGCAAGACCTATCGCACCCACTTGAACTTGCCGTATTTGGATCCACGTCTAtgcttcttgttgaagtctGCGATCTCGTCGCGACGTAGGCGCTGGGTGTGACCAACTAAATTGGTCACCAGTCCTTCGTACATCGACTTGTCTGCCTCTAGCTCGCTTCGTACAGCAGCGGTTCCACCAATCTCTTGGCATACGGCCAAAACCGCATCCAACAACTCATCGTGGGTGCGCCTAAGTGCCTCTGTGTCAAGCTGCTCCAGGTCCTTTGCTTCCAAGCTCTCAATCTTTTGCACCGGGCTTTTGTTGTTTGCTGAGAACTTGTCACCACACACCCGCGATAGGAAAGCCGCGTAGTCAAGGCCCTCTTCTCCTAAACGGGGCTCTAGTTGGCTGTACAGAAAACTGTCCAATGGCTTGTGTGCCTTGGGAAGCTCCGGCTCATCAGCAATCTGTAATGTCTGCAAAAGCAGTGAACGTAACTTAGAATTGCGCCAGGAGAAAGGCCGCAGCTGTGTTTCCAGTAGTACTAAATGTTCGTAGACTACACGCGGCCTCTCGCCCTTGATAAGCTCGTCCAGCGAGTGTGGTTGATTGACGTACTGGATTTCTTCACGCTGACCTAGCGCACGGTCCAGCTGCTCTACCGGTGAGAGTATTTCCGGAACAGGGGATTCCTCCTCAGGTACCCCGGCAAAATCGCCAAAGTCGCTGTCGCTATCACTATCACTCATTCAATTACTGGCCTGAAGCCTCGCAGACTGtgcaagagcttgaggcgGATGGCCCTGGTCTGGGTTTTCTGGCAGACGAGAGATTGggcagaagaagatcgagACCACATGTTAAGCACGTGATAAAGAATGGCAAAGGCATGTGACCAGATCATGAGATGTACGGTAAGAATTCCAAATGTAAACAAGTTTTCTCGGTTTGTTTAGCTGTAGTGATTCGATGATGGGACAGGTCCAAAATCAGAAACGGGAGGTCATGGAGCTTGAAGGTTGGTACGAAGAGGATTCAGAGGTTCTAACCAGTGGCAAGTTTATTGCCCTAGAAGTCTCAGACCACGAGGACGACTACAATTCTTCCAATGACTCGccctctgaagaagaacagcagGAGCTGAAACAAACGCCCACGCGCTCACAGACGCGAGATAGATACAGCAGGGAAGGATCTGGGAGTCGCCAGTCACCTGCACATAAAGTTGCGCGTACTCCGGAGATCGCAGAGCTTCCTCCTGCATCTGCGGGGTCTGCGACAGCCTCTTCGAAAAGCGGAAAACGATGGTCAATGCTATCAAACAACTCCAAGAAGCGGTGGTCATCTCTCTCTTTCACCAGTGATGAGCGGCGTCGCAGTCCGTCTACGTCTTCCATCAAGCGGCGGTCCGTGATTTCCACTACAAGCGATGATAAGCGTACTGCGACGCCGGATCTATCGCGGCGCGTCTCCACGTCCACGTCTAGCGTTCACTCTTCGATCCCTAATCTCAAGCGTTCTTCGACTAGCAACTCGCTGCGCCAGATGTTTGGCAAAATCGCTCTGCAAGACGACCAAAAAGAGAATAAAACCACGATTAAACGATTTTTGGGGAAGATGTCCCCTCGCCGAACAACGCGTTCCTCGCTTGGTACACTCGACCCTAACATGTACTCGTCTCTCCCGCAGCGTAACTCATACGCAGACAACTCCAGCATAATTTCGAGCAATAGCATGGCCTCGACTGCCTCTTCGAGATGGAAATTCTGGAAGAAAACCCCTGATATGGGCTCTTTTGAGTCTTCGCCTTCTTACTCTAGTGCCAGCCTCAAAACACGCCTTTCGCAGTCGTCG
Encoded here:
- the SCT1 gene encoding bifunctional glycerol-3-phosphate/glycerone-phosphate O-acyltransferase SCT1 (similar to uniprot|P32784 Saccharomyces cerevisiae YBL011W SCT1 High copy suppressor of choline- transport mutants) — protein: MSEGLASQELESVSKTADSRANQEKDAYAYEEAPAYRKFVYDVFLWLLSNIFDCFFREIRSRGRYKIPTQGPVIFVAAPHANQFIDPVILMGQVKKAVNKRISFLVAEKSLTRKAVGTFARCAMSIGVGRAQDNLRPAPGKIRVSEENPRKIIGQGTKFTNGFTPQGLIGLPKSLGNATIESIESDTVLYLRKEFKQNKPEVRQLLVKGTSFKYAPKVDQKKVYERVFEHLAHDQCVGIFPEGGSHDRTDLLPLKAGVAIMALGCMSKNPDVNVKIVPCGMNYFHPHKFRSRAVVEFGNPIEISPELVQKYQQSETNRDAVRELLDTISDGLKAVTVTCPDYETLMVVQAARRLYAGQLSAKLPLSLVIEMNRRLVKGYQTYREDPRIQELKEYVLKYNANLRHFNIPDHQVESAKINFAKNFGLLIFRSLRLLFSLILALPGIIMFSPIFIIAKIISQNKARQALAASTVKIKANDVIATWKILIGMGLAPLLYSVWSGLLTYYFRHSITRNKFVSFAGIYVLCSIVTYSALIIGDNGMDVFKSLRPLYLSVTTPGILKDLQKERRGLEQKITEIINTLGPELYPGFDGTSLSDKYRYGLTSYDEEEEDRKTSELKRRRLLRKRKESGKQKARRSPESEAESDALSMLNSDNSLSNIPIFSNVDRRSGSVSSMTSLSSGFEIVEDMTKPDELSGKIAHAVREKRE
- the PIB2 gene encoding Pib2p (weakly similar to uniprot|P53191 Saccharomyces cerevisiae YGL023C) produces the protein MSTAPVQKRYREPMSSVHSQGSDVAPTGASNKTGAPPGNGMGSATRTSSNNSNKSTITFEKQKVMPRTRTQSVPSVLSSISLRSMMGKHQDEPVETPAHGACVGIPASQQIQSPAIASSQKKTGSMHNNEVIGQRLPFTNDKRRQPEPAEHSKAGARTSRNGGGPTPGYLFKPGYRTTDPGSIGSHAISEQIQEDTSQESDDDAAQQKKLTTDALRRLSALKGPSSAAGDTPLPVASPRPEVREDCDNIGTPEVLTHIQFGGKNIILDSSIPNKRGSIAPVKPPLDMLPATLESSSKPKSKRPLRQINAPKKPLYTPAVLRDISETNITNAELNSPGPPILASQNQGTHTSRSSVRSIRSTSSSIISDYTKKLSSLWAKNPAYANAAEITPPTKTHWVSDSKRHACHYCHKIFTFWERKHHCRHCGDIFCSQHVRHWLYLDKDARFVIGGAGVGALSKICDGCLQEYDKLVREGPSSSAANAQTTNETPKSTTPVAGIDATLNQKDLVDQEGKRGRMDSIVGSVPADWNWSSF
- the STT3 gene encoding dolichyl-diphosphooligosaccharide--protein glycosyltransferase subunit STT3 (highly similar to uniprot|P39007 Saccharomyces cerevisiae YGL022W STT3 Subunit of the oligosaccharyltransferase complex of the ER lumen which catalyzes asparagine-linked glycosylation of newly synthesized proteins forms a subcomplex with Ost3p and Ost4p and is directly involved in catalysis); translation: MATSCTQKHLIRWIQLLLKCTIFLSLTAAAVSSRLFSVIRFESIIHEFDPWFNFRATKYLVNNGFYKFLNWFDDRTWYPLGRVTGGTLYPGLMATSAAVWHGLRKIGLPIDIRNVCVLFAPAFSGVTAWATYHLTSEIKDSGAGLLAAAFIAIAPGYISRSVAGSYDNEAIAITLLMVTFMFWIKAMKTGSIMHSTFAALFYFYMVSAWGGYVFITNLIPLHVFILILMGRYSTRLYSAYSTWYAIGTLASMQIPFVGFLPIRSNDHMAALGVFGLMQVVALGSYVKSQVSWQKFQTVMVVSLVFLLALGISALFALTYFGFIAPWTGRFYSLWDTNYAKIHIPIIASVSEHQPTAWPAFFFDTQFLIWLFPAGVFLLFLDLKDEHVFVIAYSVLCSYFAGVMVRLMLTLTPIICVCAAVAISKLFDVYADFSYFFSSSSAEKPNLSKRDRIMTLVTKLTVCGSFLAYLVLFVHHCTWVTSNAYSSPSVVLPSRNPDGSPALIDDFREAYYWLRMNTAEDAKVASWWDYGYQIGGMADRTTLVDNNTWNNTHIAIVGKAMSSPQEKAYDILKAHDVDYVLVIFGGLIGFSGDDINKFLWMVRISEGIWPDEIKERDYFTPSGEYRMDAQASQTMKDSLLYKLSYHRFPTLFNGVEGIDRLRGQNIRQVDIGNLDYFEEVFTSENWIVRLYKLKELDAMGRDLHTKGEFDRGSSRGIKKRVAKKPLLDVRV
- the LAA2 gene encoding Laa2p (weakly similar to uniprot|P32788 Saccharomyces cerevisiae YBL010C Hypothetical ORF), with the translated sequence MSDSDSDSDFGDFAGVPEEESPVPEILSPVEQLDRALGQREEIQYVNQPHSLDELIKGERPRVVYEHLVLLETQLRPFSWRNSKLRSLLLQTLQIADEPELPKAHKPLDSFLYSQLEPRLGEEGLDYAAFLSRVCGDKFSANNKSPVQKIESLEAKDLEQLDTEALRRTHDELLDAVLAVCQEIGGTAAVRSELEADKSMYEGLVTNLVGHTQRLRRDEIADFNKKHRRGSKYGKFKWVR